A genome region from Solanum pennellii chromosome 12, SPENNV200 includes the following:
- the LOC107006703 gene encoding WRKY transcription factor 71-like — MSDNPFYHDYMGIGGGINNTFPFFVENPSNYNDQPITPNIQNQQFVPSSYMTLTECLHGSMDYNTLSNAFGMSCSSSSEIVCPRIDNQDSTKKNSVSTIVEEPVLDSPLGDNQTSVEIPPTPNSSISSTSNEVGGQEDSSKIKKHVQVKGSQEEGEDKSKKECIAKKKGEKKIKEPRFAFMTKSEIDNLEDGYRWRKYGQKAVKNSPFPRNYYKCTTQKCNVKKRVERSYEDSSIVITTYEGQHNHHCPATLRGNASFLSSSHFMPNIPPQLFSQMLNIPPNNQNLLITSSTYNNNNNNYYYQQQQQHQGSEYTLFGGGTNNDDASWVQKQEPS, encoded by the exons ATGTCTGATAATCCGTTTTATCATGATTACATGGGAATTGGTGGAGGGATCAATAATacatttcctttttttgttgaaaatccTTCAAATTATAATGACCAACCAATAACTCCAAATATTCAAAATCAACAATTTGTTCCTTCTTCTTATATGACTCTCACTGAGTGTTTACATGGCTCTATGGACTACAACACACTATCAAATGCTTTTGGTATGTCTTGTTCATCATCGTCTGAAATTGTTTGTCCACGTATCGATAATCAAGACTCTACTAAAAAAAACAGCGTCTCTACTATTGTAGAAGAACCTGTCTTAGATTCACCTCTAGGAGATAATCAAACGAGCGTTGAAATTCCACCAACGCCGAATTCTTCGATATCTTCTACTTCTAATGAGGTTGGAGGGCAAGAAGATTCTTCCAAAATCAAGAAACATGTTCAAGTAAAAGGGAGtcaagaagaaggagaagacaAGTCTAAAAAAGA GTGCATAgcaaaaaagaaaggagaaaaaaagataaaagaaccAAGATTTGCCTTCATGACAAAGAGTGAGATTGATAATCTTGAAGATGGTTATCGATGGAGAAAATATGGACAAAAGGCAGTGAAGAACAGCCCTTTTCCTag GAACTATTATAAATGCACAACTCAAAAGTGCAATGTGAAGAAACGTGTTGAAAGGTCATATGAAGATTCATCAATTGTGATAACAACATATGAAGGCCAACACAATCATCATTGTCCAGCAACTCTTAGGGGAAATGCATCTTTTTTATCTTCATCACATTTTATGCCTAATATTCCTCCACAACTATTTTCCCAAATGCTAAATATTCCACCAAACAACCAAAATCTCCTCATTACTTCTTCGacctataataataataacaacaattattattatcaacaacaacaacaacatcaaggtTCAGAATATACCCTATTTGGTGGAGGCACAAATAATGATGATGCTTCATGGGTCCAAAAACAAGAGCCATCTTAG
- the LOC114075066 gene encoding uncharacterized protein LOC114075066: MTDQKVEINVDEKKEIDLNKEFDPIEKIVLLERENDLLLKKVEMLEATRKVEIEEKEIEIRALKQQLEEQEQRWKNRQDFFAWRSMSWRKGRIKELLDRISELENKLNCMEEAIAMKEQVGESSAAKAEN; this comes from the coding sequence ATGACGGATCAAAAGGTGGAGATTAATGTGGACGAGAAGAAAGAGATTGATTTGAACAAGGAGTTTGATCCAATTGAGAAAATTGTTTTATTGGAGCGCGAAAATGATTTGTTGTTGAAGAAAGTTGAAATGTTAGAAGCGACTCGAAAAGTTGAAATTGAAGAGAAGGAAATAGAAATTAGGGCACTAAAGCAACAACTTGAGGAACAAGAGCAAAGGTGGAAAAATAGGCAGGATTTTTTTGCATGGCGAAGTATGAGTTGGCGAAAAGGTAGAATTAAAGAGTTGCTTGATAGAATATCGGAATTGGAAAACAAATTGAATTGTATGGAGGAAGCGATTGCCATGAAGGAACAAGTTGGTGAATCTTCCGCTGCGAAAGCAGAGAACTGA